From the Patescibacteria group bacterium genome, the window ATTCAAGCCACTTTTGATAAACCGCAACGGGCAATTACGCCTGGACAATCCGTGGTTTTTTATCAAAACGAGGCGGTTCTTGGGGGTGGAATAATTGAAAATAAAAAATAAAAAATAAAAAATTAAAGATAAATGATGTTAACATCAAAGACCCCGATTCAAAAAATTGCCGGGATTGGACCCAAAATTGCCCAAAAGCTCGAAAAATTGGGAATTTTGACGATTTCCGATTTATTACATCATTACCCCTACCGGTTTGAGGATTTTTCAAAAATTTCAAAAATTGGACAAATTAAACCTGGCACGCATTGTGTAAAGGGAAAAATTCTCGAAATTAAAAGTAACCGCACCTTTCGTAAAAAAATGTTTATCACCCAAGCGATTATTCAGGACGCGACTGGTTCAATAAAAGTTGTCTGGTTTCACCAACCATACTTAACTAAAATGTTTAAAAGGGGTAGTCAGGTATTAATTGCTGGCCGTGTTGATTATGGCTACGCAGGTTTAGCTTTTCAAAATCCAACGATTGAAAAATACACCAAGGGTGGTTTGCATTCGGGTCGAATTGTACCCATTTATCCGGAAACGGCGGGTTTAAATTCTCGATGGCTGAGAAGAATTATTGCTTCGCTTCTAAAATTAACTGATAAAATTCCAGATTATCTGCCTAAGCAAATTAAAAAAGAATATGATTTACAGGATTTACCCCAGGCTTTAAAACAAGTTCATTTTCCAGATTCTTTCGAGAAACTAGAAATTGCTAAGAATCGAATCGCTTTTGATGAATTATACTTATTGCAATTGAAAATGTTGAGATTACGCCAGAAATGGCAAAAAATGACCGCCTCAAAAATTCAAATTGATCTTGAAGCAGTTAAGAAATTAGTCAAAAAATTGCCTTTCAAATTGACTAATAGCCAGAGAAAAGCGGCTTGGGAAATTTTGCAGGATTTATCTAGAAAATATCCGATGAATCGGCTTTTGGAGGGTGATGTTGGTTCTGGTAAAACTGTCGTGGCGGCAATTGCGATGTTGGCAGTAGCAAAATCTGGTTTACAATCAATGATGATGGCACCGACGGAAATTTTAGCCCAGCAACACTTCCATACTTTAAAAAAAGTTTTAGCGCCTTTTCGGTTAAAAATTGCCCTATTGACTAGCTCGAAAGCCGAAGCCGCGGGGATAAAAAATGCGGCTCGTCCAAAGATCATTGAAAAAATTAAAAACGGTCAGATTCCGATTGTGGTTGGCACGCATGCTTTGATTGTGGAGAAGATGTCTTTTGAAAAATTGGGTTTAGCGATTATTGATGAACAGCATCGTTTCGGGGTCGAGCAGCGCACTAAATTACATCAAAAAGCGAAAGGTTGTCCGCATTTATTATCAATGTCAGCCACACCAATTCCTCGCAGTTTAACTTTGGCGCTTTATGGCGATTTGGATTTATCAATTATTGACGAAATGCCCAAGGGTCGTTTAAAAATTGCCACTTATTTGGTACCGGCCGAAAAACGGCGCAAAGCTTATGAGTTTATCGCCAAGCAAATTAGAGCTGGTCGGCAGATTTTTGTGATTTGTCCATTAATTGAAGAATCAGATCGGCTGGGCGTAAAATCGGTGGAAACTGAATATTGCAAACTAAAAACTCAAATTTTTCCCAAATTCAAAATTGGTCAATTGCATGGCAAAATGAAACCTAAAGAAAAAGAAAAAATTATGGCTAATTTTTTAAAAAATAAATACAATATTTTAGTTTCGACTTCGGTAGTTGAAGTTGGCGTTGACGTACCAAATGCCTCGGTGATGATGATTGAGGGGGCAGAAAGGTTTGGCTTGGCACAATTACACCAATTTCGAGGTCGGGTGGGTCGTGCGGAACATAAATCGTATTGTTTTATATTTTGCGAAAGTCCCACTACGAAAATTTGGCAACGCTTATCAGCTTTAACTAGAATTAACGACGGTTTTAAATTAGCAGAAAAAGATCTGAAACTGCGCGGACCGGGCGAAATTGATGGTATTCGGCAGCATGGCTTGGTGGATTTGAAAATGGCGAAATTAACTGACTTGAAAATGGTCAAATTAACCCGCGAGGCAGCGGAAAAAACTCTTAAAATTGGACTCGAAAATTTACCGCTTTTAGAAAACAAAATAAAAGAATATAATAAGAACAAGAATAGAGATTGAAATAACCAATAATTAATAACCAATCAAATTCTAAACCCCAGTTACCAAATGTTTGAGAGTTATGTTATTGAAAATTGAATGTAAATTGGAATTTGAAAATTGATTTTTAGCGATGAGATTATGATTGATTTTATTGAAAAATACAAACTTTACATTGTCGGTTTTTTGGTCTTGGTAATTTTAGTCGGAGTGGTGATTTTGCTTTGGCAAAAGAAAAATAGTCCGAAATCATCGATTACAAAAAATAGTAGCGAAATTAGAGTTGATATTGAGGGCGCCATTAAAAAGCCCGGCGTTTATGTTTTAAAATCCGAAGCGATTTTAGAGGATTTAGTCGCTCAAGCTGGCGGCGTGACCGAAAATATTGATAAAATCAGGTTTGCTCAGGAATTTAATCGAGCCGAAGTGTTAAGTGATGGCCAAAAAATTTATTTGCCATTTGCCGGAGAAGTGGCAGGTGCGGCGACAAATAATACTAGCGGTAGTGCGACTGAATCTAACACGATCCAAACTGCGGGAAAAATTAACTTAAATTCAGCTACTGCCGAGCAATTAGATACTTTATCTGGAATTGGACCAGCTTATGCGGCCAGAATTATTGAATATCGGCAGGCGCATGGTGGCTTTAAGATTATTGAAGAAATAATGGAAATTAAAGGGATTGGCCAAAAAACTTTTGATAAAATCAAAGACCAGATTACGATATAGAGTCAATGAACAGTAAACAGTTCCAACCAGGGTCTGGTCCGCCTCTGGCGGAAACAATTAGCAATCAAATTTCTTGACAATTTTAGAAAAATTGTTAAAATATAAACAGGAGAAGCAGACTCCTTTTTTGAAACCCCAAAGGAGGCAGATAGCGATGCAGGTTCAGGCAGTGAGGGACGTTAAGTGCGATCGTTGCGGCATGGTTGGTAGACCGGTTTTTTCAGTAAATTTTAATGTTGTGGTCAGCCAAAGCAAGGAGAGCTTAACTTGTATTAAACCTGTAAGTGTTGCGATTTGTTCAGAGTGCATTGAGGGATTAGGTGCGTTTGTTAAGGATTTGTTAAAAGATGATGATTATTTCAGAGAAGAAGCATCAGTAGTTTTGAAGGGCGATATCCGCGAAGATTATCTAGATGAAATTATTGAAAGTTTAAAAGTTTGCTTGAAAGATGCTGGTGTTAGCAGCGAAAGTCTGAGCGGAAATACTCCGGAAAGTAAAGATGATTGGAAGGCACTTTTTGAGACCCTTGGGCATGATTGGATTGTGGCATTTACGGGATTTTTTGAGGCGGATGAGGATGGAGTCTGTAATCTAATTGAAGCGTGGCAGCAAGATCAGGAAAGCAAAAAAGACTCTGAAGATACTGAAACCACTGAAGCCGCAGATAAAGTAGCCCTAATTGAACGAAAGAGACAAATAATTGATGCTCTGGGTGGATTTACAGTTTTTCGCGAAGCACTAACTTCTGGATTGCACGAAACGTCAACGATTATTGATGGGATGGAAATTGCTAATGATGAGTTGGAAAGTTTGTTAGATGATGACCGTTGTGAAGAATTTCTCACCAGACTGCAGGGGATATTTATCGGAAGATTTTTGCATTCTCTTGGCGTCGAATTTGAAGCGGCAACTCTTTTAGCTTCTGAATATCAAGATGCAATTAGATCTGCTCTAGAGAGCGAAACAGGCGAAGATATTTCTCTTGAAGAGTTTAGGGGAAAACTAATTAAAGCCTTGGGTGCTTTTTCAGCAGAAGTAATTGATATTCAGATAAAATAATTATTTATTACTTTCGGCTACTGGTCGATCTTTGCCAACGGCTTGTAGCCCTTTTTGTTTAAAATGGACAAATCAGCTTCTATTTGATATAATCAGAGTAATAAATAAATTTTTGCCGCCATCGTCTAGAGGCCTAGGATACCAGGTTTTCATCCTGGAGATCACCGGTTCGAATCCGGTTGGCGGTGCCAAGATAAAACTGTAATCTCCTTGATTACAATTTTATCTTATTGCCACACTGGGTGAGAACCTGTTGGCGAAAAAATTAAACAAAAATCAAAGTGAAATATTATACTTTCCGTTCAGTCGTTAGTTGAGTTGTTTTGCGTTGAGACGGGCTTTAGCCCTTCGAATCCGGTTGGCGGTGCCAAAATAGAATTCCAATTCATAATTTATAACTCAGAATTACATTACAGAATCCACAATTCGTAATTTGTCCCGTTAGCTGGCGGGCTTTTTTAATTTGAAAGCCGTTTACTTTGTTTGCCGCATATGATATATATAGTATAATCTCCGGAATGGTCCGGTCTGGTCATCTGCTAAGGAGGCGCGAGATGGGTGGGTTCTCGACCGGTGTTTTCACCCAACTTTATCAGCAGGTTCATTACGGCCAAGAACCAGCAATACTTCAACGCTCGGTGAGAGAGGTATTTGCCGAAGTATATGGGTTGAACATGGTAGATGTTGATTCTAAACTTCAGGAATGGGGGATCGACCTTTCAGGGTTTGGCATGCGGCTCGTTTGGGAAGCTGATCGAACCCATCCAGGAAAGGAAACGGGTGCTGTTATCGCTGTTCCTGGATGTGAACCCGATGCTTTTATTTTCAAAGTTCCAGCTGGTACCCATACAGAATTCATAATGGCTCTTTATCGTAAAGTATTAAGTAAAATCGAAGCCAAAGACATTGTAAAATTTGATGGTAAGGGAATTCTTTGCCGCGAAGCAGATTCATATCTCCTGCAATCTCTCGCAAAGACAGCCAAAATCTTAGAGGTGTTAGTTGGTAAAAGAGCCGCGAATAAGTGGCTCAAAGAGCAAACAGAGCTACTCGAAGAGATGATATCCACCCGCCCAAAAAAGCTGGGTGTTTCAAAAGTTTAATTTGAAACCTAATCAAACCAATTATTTTGAGGGATCTTATTCCGGCCTTCGCTATCTCATTTCGGCGTAGACCTTTTTTAATTGCCAATTTTTCAAAAAACGCATACAATAAAAATGAGGGAAAATTGACAAATTCAGATAAGCAATTATTTAAATTTAGTTACACTCGACTAATTATCATTATTTTAGTCGCCCTTGGCATCTATTTATTAATCCCTAAATTAGTCGGGCTCAAAGAAGGTCTTAGATTAGTCCAGCAGGTAAAGCCGATTTATATTGTCTTGGGCATTTTGGGCGAAGTGGTTAGCTATACTGGTGCAGCGATGCTAATGGGTTTGGTGATTAGAAAACTCAAAACCCGCCTGCCGTTTATTGATTTAATCCGCATGGGCACAATTGGCGCTTTTGCGATTCACTTTTTTCCAATTTCCGGGGCTGGAGAAGCAACCATTAATTATTATTTATTGCGCTCAAAAAGTGTTTCCTCGGGTGACGCACTTTTTGTTTTTATCATTCGTGGGATATTTTTATATATCGCCTTTTTTATAATTTTTGCTTTGGGTTTATTGTTAACACCGTCGCATCCTTTGCTGAGCTTAACGCAAAAAATTATTTTTATAGCTTTATTTATTGTTATTATTATCGTGACGTTTTGGGTGAGATATTTATATCGCAATCGCGATCGTTTTTGGTCAGCAGGCTATAAGTTTTTAGGGATAATTAATTGGTTTAGCCGCAAGCTTTTCAAAAAAAGAGTTTTTACGCCCGAGACTTGTGAGATTTTGGTTTCCGATATTTATAATGGATTTGGGACATTTTTTAGGAATAAACGCAAAGAGTGGTTACCGGCTTTAAGTTGGTCAGCAATCTATTGGCTGGGTGATATGTCTTGTTTATTTTTTAGTTTATTGGCATTTGGCTTTGTGGTTCATCCTGGCGTGCTGATTTCCGCATATGGCATTGCCACACTCTTGGGATTAATTTCGTTTATCCCGGGAGGTTTGGGGGTGGTAGAGGGTGTTTTAAGTTTGGGCTTGATTGGTTTGGGCGTTTCTGCTAATATAGCTTTGTTTGGAGTTTTGCTATTTCGCTTAATGTCTTTTTGGTTAATTATGCCAATTGGCTTTGTTTCTTTTGTGACGATGCAGAGCGAGATCAAAAACCATAAATAAATTTATGCCACAATTTAAATTGAAAAATAGACAAACTCAAGTAATTTTGATGATAATCGTCATTGTCGGGGCGGTTTATTTTTTAGTGGCAAATCGACCTAAAAATGCGGTTTCGCCGGTGCAACAAGAAAATGACGGTTTAACTAATTTGTTGTCGCCGCGAGAAGAAAAAAAATTAGATAGTAAAAATCAGACCAAAACTACTAATACCCAATCTAATACTCAAACTGCGATTAAAGATTCGGTTTTATTGTCAGTGCCTTTTACTTCCCAAGCACCTTTGGTGGTTTGGGATGATTTGCATAATGAAGCTTGCGAAGAGGCGTCGGTAATCATGGTGGCTGAATATTTATCAGGTAATCATAATCGTAAATTAGAAGTGAATTTTGCTGACCAACAAATTATCAAGATGGTTAATTGGGAAATTAATAAATTGGGTTCACATAAAGATTTAACCGCCGAAGAAACCGTCAGATATTTAGCAATTGGTAATTTGGGTTATAAAAATGCTCATGTTCATCGTGATTTTTCGATTGATAATATTAAAAGGGAATTATCAGCTGGCAAACCCGTGGTTATCCCGATGGCGGGCAGGCTTCTCGGAAATCCGAATTTTCGGCAGCCTGGTCCGGTCTATCATATGTTGGTGATTAAGGGTTATAATTCAAAATATTTTATTACCAATGACCCCGGGACGCGTAAGGGCGAAAGTTATAAATATTTGTTCTCCACAATTGAAAAAGCCGCCCATAATTGGGCGGGTACTCCTGATAAAATCGAGTCTGGCGCGAAAGTCTATTTGACTCTAAATTAGATTATATCTTGAGGTGGGAGATTTATTTTGGAAAGATGGGGCTACGAGGCAGGAAGGAAGAGTTGGTTGGTGTTTCCCCAGTTTGGGGGAACTAAGTTGGCACCAGCCTGTCTTTCTTCTTCCTGCCTCGCAGTTTTCTATGTGAACCCAACATTAGGTCCTGAGTTTGAGAAATTCTCAGAACCGGTTGGGGTTGAAGACTGACCAGCAGCGTCCGGGTTTTCTATCCCCGAGTCTTGGCGTCTCAGGCCTCGCTATTCGACGCTGCCGGTCAGATTCTGAGAGGGTTAGCGGCTGGGATAACCGTGGGGTAGTGTGATTGGACTGCAGACGGGGAACCACCTGAGGCTGTCCCATTTCCAACCCTCTCAAGCTGAAGGGGGAAAGGTGCGCCAAGATTTCCAGACCAGGATTGCAACCGCTATTTGGGTTCCTTATTCCCCACGAAACTGGCGAAGGCATTTGGTTCTACGCCAGGTCTTGCACACCATCCGGAGAACTTCATGCCTTCATGACTGTTGGAGAGAGGAGAGTGATACCCAACTGAAGCTGCGAAAGTGATAACCCTTTCCTCTCTTTTTGGTTCCGTAGTGACGCTCCTTCCTCGCCGTGAGTCTTGAAGCGTCTAAGCTCTTACAGTTCTCCGAACTGTCGCAGCTTAAGAGCTAAGCTATAATATTGTACCAAATCCTAAAAATTTGTCAAGTCAATATCAAAAAATTGGTTTGACAAAAGTGGTTCTTTCTTGTTATAATTTAAGCAGATTATAGTAATTTTTTATTTAAATTTTGATCCCATAAAAATGGGGAATTGAATTGCGAACATGAGAGGAAAATACAATGAACAATTTGATCTTAGGGTTATTGATCGGCCTGCCGATTGCTACTGGCGTGGCCGGATATTTTTTAAGAAAACTAACGGTCCAGAAAATTTTCAAGACTCAAGAAAACAAAGCTTCTAAAATTATTAACGACGCAAAAAATCAAGAAAAAGAAATTTTGTTAAGCGCCAAAGACGAGGCTCTCAAAATTAAAGAAGAGGCAAAAAAAGAAGCTGACACGAAGCAGAAATACATTTTTGATTTGGAAAGAGCTTTACGTTCCAAAGAAGATTTATTGGAAAGAAAATCCCAAAACTTAGAGGATGATAAGGCTAAATTATCAGAAAAAATTTTAGAAGTGGAAAAATTTAAAGAAGTTTTAAAAAAAGCCAAGGCTGAGCAAATGACCACTTTGGAAAAGATTGCGAAAGTTTCTCAAGATGAAGCAAAAAAAATTTTGTTAGACTTGGTGGAAAAAGAGTATAAAGATGAATTGGTAGAAAAAATCAAAGAAATGGAGCTTTTCACCAAAGACCAAGCCGAAGACAAAGCCAGGGAAATTATTATTACCGCGATTCAAAGATTAGCCTCGGAACAAACCGCAGAAACAACCGTAGCGGCAGTATCAATTCCTTCTGACGAAATGAAAGGCCGCATTATTGGTCGCGAAGGCCGCAATGTCCAGACTTTTGAAAAATTAGCCGGCGTCGACGTCATCATCGATGACACTCCGGAAGTAGTGGTGATATCATGTTTTGATCCGGTGAGACGGCAAATTGCTCGCATGGCTTTGGAAAAATTAATTGCCGATGGCCGAATTCACCCGACTCGTATTGAAGAAATGATTGAAAAAGCCAAAGTGGAAATTTCTCAGCAAATCAAAGAAGCCGGTGAGCAAGCAGTTTATGATGTTGGCGTGGCTGGTTTGCATCCGGATTTAGTTAAAATTTTAGGCAGATTAAAATTCCGCACCTCATACGGCCAAAATGTGTTGATGCATTCGATGGAAACCGCAAATTTAGCGGCCATGATTGCTTCTGAACTTGGTGCAGATGTGAATATGGCAAAAAAAGCGGGCTTATTGCATGATATTGGTAAAGCCGTTGACCACCAAATTGAAGGTTCGCATGCGGTAATTGGGGCTGATATATTGAAAAAATATGGTATCAATCCTGATATTGAAAAAGCAGTTCGAGGCCATCACGAAGACATTGAGCCAACTTTAATGGCAATTATTATTCAAGCCGCAGATGCGATTTCCGGTTCCAGGCCAGGGGCGCGTAAGGAATCTTTGGACTCTTATATTAAAAGATTGGGTGATTTGGAAAATGTCGCCAATGATTTTGAGGGAGTTGATAAATCTTATGCAATTCAGGCTGGTCGTGAGATTCGTGTGATTGTGAAACCTGAAGATATTGATGATTTAGCCTCGGCCAAATTGGCGAAAAATATCGCTCGAAAAATTGAAAAAGAATTAAAATATCCAGGCCAAATTAAAGTAAATGTGATTAGAGAAACGAGAGCGGTTGATTTTGCAAAATAAATTATAAAAGAGGGAAAATGAATAAAAAAGAACTGGTGTCAGAAATTGCCAAAGCCTCGAATCTGAATCGTGGCGAGGTTTTGAAATTATTAAATGAATTTTCTCATACCTTAGCGCAGACTTTGGCAAAAGGGGAGAAGGTGAGTCTTTCCGGTTTCGGAACTTTTTCTCTAT encodes:
- the recG gene encoding ATP-dependent DNA helicase RecG — its product is MLTSKTPIQKIAGIGPKIAQKLEKLGILTISDLLHHYPYRFEDFSKISKIGQIKPGTHCVKGKILEIKSNRTFRKKMFITQAIIQDATGSIKVVWFHQPYLTKMFKRGSQVLIAGRVDYGYAGLAFQNPTIEKYTKGGLHSGRIVPIYPETAGLNSRWLRRIIASLLKLTDKIPDYLPKQIKKEYDLQDLPQALKQVHFPDSFEKLEIAKNRIAFDELYLLQLKMLRLRQKWQKMTASKIQIDLEAVKKLVKKLPFKLTNSQRKAAWEILQDLSRKYPMNRLLEGDVGSGKTVVAAIAMLAVAKSGLQSMMMAPTEILAQQHFHTLKKVLAPFRLKIALLTSSKAEAAGIKNAARPKIIEKIKNGQIPIVVGTHALIVEKMSFEKLGLAIIDEQHRFGVEQRTKLHQKAKGCPHLLSMSATPIPRSLTLALYGDLDLSIIDEMPKGRLKIATYLVPAEKRRKAYEFIAKQIRAGRQIFVICPLIEESDRLGVKSVETEYCKLKTQIFPKFKIGQLHGKMKPKEKEKIMANFLKNKYNILVSTSVVEVGVDVPNASVMMIEGAERFGLAQLHQFRGRVGRAEHKSYCFIFCESPTTKIWQRLSALTRINDGFKLAEKDLKLRGPGEIDGIRQHGLVDLKMAKLTDLKMVKLTREAAEKTLKIGLENLPLLENKIKEYNKNKNRD
- a CDS encoding helix-hairpin-helix domain-containing protein; the encoded protein is MIDFIEKYKLYIVGFLVLVILVGVVILLWQKKNSPKSSITKNSSEIRVDIEGAIKKPGVYVLKSEAILEDLVAQAGGVTENIDKIRFAQEFNRAEVLSDGQKIYLPFAGEVAGAATNNTSGSATESNTIQTAGKINLNSATAEQLDTLSGIGPAYAARIIEYRQAHGGFKIIEEIMEIKGIGQKTFDKIKDQITI
- a CDS encoding lysylphosphatidylglycerol synthase transmembrane domain-containing protein, coding for MTNSDKQLFKFSYTRLIIIILVALGIYLLIPKLVGLKEGLRLVQQVKPIYIVLGILGEVVSYTGAAMLMGLVIRKLKTRLPFIDLIRMGTIGAFAIHFFPISGAGEATINYYLLRSKSVSSGDALFVFIIRGIFLYIAFFIIFALGLLLTPSHPLLSLTQKIIFIALFIVIIIVTFWVRYLYRNRDRFWSAGYKFLGIINWFSRKLFKKRVFTPETCEILVSDIYNGFGTFFRNKRKEWLPALSWSAIYWLGDMSCLFFSLLAFGFVVHPGVLISAYGIATLLGLISFIPGGLGVVEGVLSLGLIGLGVSANIALFGVLLFRLMSFWLIMPIGFVSFVTMQSEIKNHK
- a CDS encoding C39 family peptidase yields the protein MPQFKLKNRQTQVILMIIVIVGAVYFLVANRPKNAVSPVQQENDGLTNLLSPREEKKLDSKNQTKTTNTQSNTQTAIKDSVLLSVPFTSQAPLVVWDDLHNEACEEASVIMVAEYLSGNHNRKLEVNFADQQIIKMVNWEINKLGSHKDLTAEETVRYLAIGNLGYKNAHVHRDFSIDNIKRELSAGKPVVIPMAGRLLGNPNFRQPGPVYHMLVIKGYNSKYFITNDPGTRKGESYKYLFSTIEKAAHNWAGTPDKIESGAKVYLTLN
- the rny gene encoding ribonuclease Y, which produces MNNLILGLLIGLPIATGVAGYFLRKLTVQKIFKTQENKASKIINDAKNQEKEILLSAKDEALKIKEEAKKEADTKQKYIFDLERALRSKEDLLERKSQNLEDDKAKLSEKILEVEKFKEVLKKAKAEQMTTLEKIAKVSQDEAKKILLDLVEKEYKDELVEKIKEMELFTKDQAEDKAREIIITAIQRLASEQTAETTVAAVSIPSDEMKGRIIGREGRNVQTFEKLAGVDVIIDDTPEVVVISCFDPVRRQIARMALEKLIADGRIHPTRIEEMIEKAKVEISQQIKEAGEQAVYDVGVAGLHPDLVKILGRLKFRTSYGQNVLMHSMETANLAAMIASELGADVNMAKKAGLLHDIGKAVDHQIEGSHAVIGADILKKYGINPDIEKAVRGHHEDIEPTLMAIIIQAADAISGSRPGARKESLDSYIKRLGDLENVANDFEGVDKSYAIQAGREIRVIVKPEDIDDLASAKLAKNIARKIEKELKYPGQIKVNVIRETRAVDFAK
- a CDS encoding HU family DNA-binding protein: MNKKELVSEIAKASNLNRGEVLKLLNEFSHTLAQTLAKGEKVSLSGFGTFSLSKRQARVGTNPRNPKEKIQIPPSVTAHFKPSQTLKSKIS